Proteins from a genomic interval of Planktothrix sp. FACHB-1365:
- a CDS encoding alpha/beta hydrolase yields MNQHTLAIKVPSSLTLNFSLNRPRIVSLLGGLFALAFSAVPVQASENVSLALGQAKISVSVQALESYAESGTIAPELKSFLLLLDQEDQNQFKTVLLDQHQLDPIMVSQFLNSPTGALFLNKLGDIIQSETDSQNLSTLKNGSEAIKIALMRANQDPEGITLLNILRQFPGAEIQLNIHKIFKLREQVNLLVQETNSIITEIVKLSLQESALSPTSDFSKKPNLKQTGDFDVTPKTLTLTDSKRHRELIVDLYIPTPLNTVKRGKPNAIPVIIISHGLAANRKNYAYLGQHLASYGFVVALPQHPGSDTNQLQAWLSGQASDGFKVTEFIDRPLDIQFLIDELERLNTTEFKGQLNLKQVGVAGHSFGAYTALALGGAEIDFNHLKQDCNSAFNSVNLAQIFQCRALEIPQKDYDLRDERVQAIFLMNPINSSIFGQQSLSKIQIPVFWKTSGKDNIAPVAWEQVRSYTWLTTPDKYLLLAEGDRHINLNLTAMNQSMSASLKEIVAPVPEPVNDYIRAFSLAFFEVYINQDSTYRPYLKATYAKTISEAAYPLSLVHSLSLDQFFQAVKHVKNPSNSHNN; encoded by the coding sequence ATGAATCAACATACTCTGGCGATTAAAGTCCCATCTAGCTTAACATTAAATTTCTCGTTAAATCGGCCGAGAATTGTATCTCTACTGGGTGGACTTTTCGCCCTAGCTTTTTCTGCTGTTCCTGTACAAGCATCCGAGAATGTATCTTTGGCTCTAGGACAAGCTAAAATTTCCGTATCCGTACAAGCCTTAGAAAGCTATGCTGAATCAGGAACAATTGCTCCAGAATTGAAAAGCTTTTTATTATTATTAGATCAAGAAGATCAAAATCAGTTTAAAACAGTCTTATTGGATCAACATCAATTAGATCCGATAATGGTTTCTCAATTTTTAAATTCTCCCACAGGAGCATTATTTCTGAATAAACTGGGAGATATTATTCAATCCGAAACTGATTCGCAAAATTTATCAACGCTTAAAAATGGGTCGGAAGCGATTAAAATAGCATTAATGAGAGCCAATCAAGATCCTGAAGGCATCACCTTACTCAATATTTTACGTCAATTTCCAGGGGCAGAAATTCAATTAAATATCCACAAGATTTTTAAACTCCGAGAACAAGTGAATCTTCTGGTACAAGAAACTAATTCTATTATTACAGAAATCGTTAAATTATCCTTGCAAGAATCAGCCTTATCCCCAACTTCAGATTTTAGTAAAAAACCTAATTTAAAGCAAACTGGAGACTTTGATGTTACCCCTAAAACCCTAACGTTAACAGACTCCAAACGCCATCGAGAATTGATTGTCGATCTTTATATTCCCACACCCTTAAATACTGTAAAACGGGGAAAACCTAACGCAATTCCTGTGATTATCATCTCCCATGGATTAGCTGCCAATCGCAAAAATTATGCCTATTTAGGTCAACATTTAGCGTCTTATGGGTTTGTGGTTGCTCTCCCTCAACATCCGGGGAGTGATACCAATCAACTTCAAGCTTGGTTATCGGGTCAGGCATCCGATGGGTTTAAAGTGACTGAATTTATTGACCGACCCCTAGATATTCAGTTTTTAATAGATGAATTAGAACGCTTGAATACAACGGAATTTAAAGGTCAACTTAACCTAAAACAAGTTGGCGTTGCAGGGCATTCTTTTGGCGCTTATACAGCCTTAGCTTTAGGGGGAGCAGAAATTGATTTTAATCACTTAAAACAAGACTGTAACTCGGCATTTAATTCTGTTAATCTCGCCCAAATTTTTCAATGTCGAGCCTTAGAAATTCCTCAAAAAGACTATGATTTGAGAGATGAACGGGTTCAAGCAATTTTTTTGATGAATCCGATTAATAGTAGCATTTTTGGACAACAAAGTTTAAGCAAAATTCAGATTCCGGTATTCTGGAAAACCAGTGGTAAAGATAACATTGCTCCTGTTGCTTGGGAACAAGTTCGCTCCTATACTTGGTTAACAACACCCGATAAATATTTACTCTTAGCAGAAGGCGATCGCCATATTAATCTAAATTTAACCGCTATGAATCAAAGTATGAGTGCCTCTTTAAAAGAAATTGTGGCTCCAGTTCCTGAACCTGTCAATGATTATATTCGGGCTTTTAGTCTGGCTTTCTTTGAAGTGTATATCAATCAAGATTCAACCTATCGTCCCTATTTAAAAGCCACCTATGCTAAAACAATTAGTGAAGCTGCTTATCCTCTGAGTTTAGTTCATTCTCTCTCCCTAGACCAATTTTTTCAAGCGGTAAAACACGTTAAAAATCCATCTAATTCTCACAATAATTAA
- a CDS encoding alpha/beta hydrolase has product MSKPYMRWLPSFALTIASLFFTTLPAVAAEFIIVPLGKTRISISLDSLENYANQGKINPQEPLATYLALLSPEQQQSLRQFLQTRYTPPDISIQQFVNSPLLVAFLIHVGNIIQTQSEENGADAIRASLIDVGNAPNGFTVLEVMRQFPSPEIRLNVELALTTLTKVFAFIRQTHGVTQSLAILSEIEAQKATITDFSKMPDLRISGKLYTSTKQTLTVNNHYNNRRFEVDIYLPKPISPEGQNSQTLSYPVIVISHGLASDRSRFENLAKHLTSYGFVVAVPQHPGSDYQQLQSLLNGDAKDFFEPEQFLDRPRDITELLNQLEKLNSTDFNQQLNLQNVGVIGHSLGGYTALTLGGATLDFTQLKTDCQQPNIPLNPSLFLQCRALELPPENYALQDPRVKAIFILNPVNSSILGKSGLSRIKIPVFITASTEDFLAPALLEQLNAFTWLTTSHKYLVLQNHATHFYDITSENASKVLGNTSIIIPTSEISRSYIKALSTAFFKTYLSQNAQYKPYLNAAYTQAISDPLYPVSLIQSLTPNQLTNAINGITSE; this is encoded by the coding sequence ATGAGTAAGCCCTATATGCGATGGTTGCCATCTTTTGCCTTAACAATAGCGTCTCTTTTCTTCACAACTCTACCCGCAGTTGCCGCAGAATTTATTATTGTCCCCTTGGGAAAAACAAGGATTTCTATTTCCCTAGATTCCTTAGAAAATTATGCTAATCAAGGTAAAATTAACCCTCAAGAACCTTTAGCTACTTATCTAGCATTATTAAGTCCTGAACAACAACAAAGTTTAAGACAATTTTTGCAAACCCGTTACACACCTCCCGATATTTCAATCCAACAATTTGTTAACTCCCCCTTACTTGTGGCTTTTTTAATTCATGTTGGAAACATCATTCAAACTCAATCTGAAGAAAATGGAGCCGATGCCATTCGTGCCAGTTTAATTGATGTCGGGAATGCACCCAATGGGTTTACAGTATTAGAGGTTATGCGTCAGTTTCCCAGTCCAGAAATTCGCTTGAATGTGGAACTCGCCTTAACAACATTAACCAAAGTTTTTGCCTTTATTCGACAAACTCATGGGGTTACACAATCTTTAGCAATATTATCAGAAATAGAAGCCCAGAAAGCAACGATTACTGATTTTAGTAAAATGCCAGACTTGCGAATTTCAGGAAAACTTTATACGTCTACAAAACAAACCCTAACCGTCAATAATCATTACAATAATCGTCGCTTTGAAGTAGATATTTATCTTCCGAAACCTATTTCTCCAGAGGGGCAAAATTCACAGACATTATCTTATCCTGTGATTGTTATCTCTCATGGATTAGCCTCTGATCGCTCACGATTTGAAAATTTAGCTAAACATCTCACTTCCTATGGTTTTGTAGTCGCTGTTCCTCAACATCCAGGCAGTGATTATCAGCAACTTCAATCCTTACTGAATGGAGACGCAAAAGACTTCTTTGAACCTGAACAATTTCTGGATCGACCGAGAGATATTACTGAATTACTCAACCAACTTGAAAAACTTAATTCTACTGACTTTAATCAGCAATTAAATTTACAAAATGTGGGGGTTATTGGTCATTCATTAGGAGGATATACAGCCTTAACATTAGGCGGAGCAACCCTTGATTTCACCCAGCTTAAAACCGACTGTCAACAACCGAATATTCCCTTAAATCCTTCCCTCTTTCTTCAGTGTCGAGCGTTGGAACTTCCCCCGGAAAATTATGCGCTACAAGATCCCAGAGTCAAAGCTATTTTTATATTAAATCCGGTGAATAGTAGTATTTTAGGAAAATCGGGTTTAAGTCGAATTAAAATTCCAGTTTTCATCACAGCAAGTACCGAAGATTTTTTAGCCCCAGCGTTGTTAGAACAGTTAAATGCTTTTACTTGGTTAACTACTTCTCATAAATATTTAGTTTTGCAAAATCATGCCACTCATTTTTATGATATTACTTCTGAAAACGCATCGAAAGTATTAGGAAATACAAGTATAATTATTCCGACATCAGAAATTAGTCGCTCTTATATTAAAGCTTTAAGTACAGCATTTTTTAAAACCTACCTTAGCCAAAATGCTCAATACAAACCCTATCTGAACGCCGCTTATACTCAAGCCATTAGTGATCCCCTTTATCCGGTCAGTTTAATTCAATCTTTAACCCCTAACCAATTAACAAATGCAATTAATGGTATTACCTCTGAATAA
- a CDS encoding alpha/beta hydrolase, with translation MKPPIKQENNRKYTQNQKNIGFLGFQFFKFLLGIISSLSAITSSAVATETIAIRYNIGTAFISVKDLENFAKTGNISPVLSIYGKVLKVEDAEKLRQLLLTPMTASPWSIEQFNNTAMGMTMLTRFGNFIQTDNGDNGVTALKTAINQASQLPGGLTLLGVLEKFPGQTLQIDVNFAVEAIRDLSQVIYEDKSVMNWINQQAKTQIDNPAINNRPTQLKEPGTIQWKKETFTYEHPQRNISSPVDVYIPQVSTPTPVIVISHGLGSDRTTFKYLAEHLASHGYFVAVPEHLETSANGLANFLAGNAPPPGPEVFINRPLDITSVLNLLEQKAKNSEFPSPLLLNNVGVLGQSYGGYTALAVGGAGFNSSKINQECAESVNRQLTLNISILLQCQASSVANKGQDLKDERVKAIIAINPITSVVFGQEGMSQIKIPVLMIGGSDDYIAPAVPEQIYPFSWLTSPNKYLILLDRGTHFSFLEPGEKSVLPVPPQLIGPEPELAFPYLKAISLVFFNRYIRNQTEYLPYLNAGYIQRGETSPFSLTIVNSLTQENIESAINQHR, from the coding sequence ATGAAACCACCGATTAAACAAGAGAATAATAGAAAATACACTCAAAACCAGAAAAATATCGGCTTTCTCGGCTTCCAATTCTTCAAATTTTTATTAGGAATAATATCCAGTTTAAGTGCCATAACCAGTTCAGCAGTTGCGACTGAAACAATTGCGATTCGGTATAATATTGGTACAGCTTTTATTTCTGTTAAAGACTTAGAAAATTTTGCAAAAACGGGAAATATTTCTCCCGTTTTATCGATTTATGGCAAAGTTTTGAAGGTTGAAGATGCTGAAAAACTACGTCAACTTTTATTGACTCCGATGACCGCCAGCCCTTGGAGTATTGAACAATTTAATAACACGGCTATGGGTATGACAATGTTAACTCGCTTTGGGAATTTTATCCAAACAGATAACGGTGACAATGGTGTAACGGCTCTAAAAACGGCAATTAATCAAGCTTCTCAACTACCCGGAGGTTTGACTTTACTGGGGGTTTTAGAAAAATTTCCGGGTCAAACCCTACAAATTGATGTTAACTTTGCTGTAGAAGCTATTAGAGATTTATCTCAAGTCATTTATGAAGATAAATCTGTCATGAATTGGATTAACCAACAGGCGAAAACACAAATCGATAATCCTGCTATTAATAACCGACCCACTCAATTGAAAGAGCCGGGTACAATTCAATGGAAAAAAGAAACCTTTACTTATGAACATCCTCAACGAAATATTTCTTCTCCGGTTGATGTTTATATCCCTCAAGTTTCTACTCCGACTCCGGTAATTGTGATTTCTCATGGTTTGGGTTCCGACCGAACGACGTTTAAATATTTAGCCGAACATTTAGCTTCTCATGGGTATTTTGTTGCCGTTCCTGAACATTTAGAAACCAGTGCAAATGGGTTGGCTAATTTCTTAGCCGGGAATGCTCCTCCTCCTGGCCCAGAAGTCTTTATTAATCGTCCCTTAGATATTACTTCTGTTCTCAATCTTTTAGAACAAAAAGCTAAAAATTCTGAATTTCCCAGTCCTTTACTGTTAAATAATGTTGGGGTTTTAGGTCAATCTTATGGCGGTTATACGGCTTTAGCGGTAGGGGGTGCAGGATTTAATAGCAGTAAAATTAATCAAGAGTGTGCAGAGTCTGTTAACCGACAACTCACCTTAAATATTTCAATATTACTGCAATGTCAAGCTAGTTCCGTTGCTAATAAAGGTCAAGATCTTAAAGATGAACGAGTAAAAGCAATTATTGCTATTAATCCCATTACCAGTGTTGTTTTTGGTCAAGAAGGGATGAGTCAAATCAAAATTCCGGTCTTAATGATTGGGGGTAGTGATGATTATATCGCTCCCGCAGTGCCTGAACAAATTTATCCCTTTTCTTGGTTAACCAGTCCAAATAAATACTTAATTTTATTAGATCGAGGAACCCATTTTTCCTTCTTAGAACCTGGAGAAAAATCCGTTCTTCCGGTTCCTCCTCAATTAATAGGCCCAGAACCTGAATTAGCTTTTCCTTATTTGAAAGCAATTAGTTTGGTATTTTTTAATCGTTATATTCGCAATCAAACTGAATATTTACCTTATTTGAATGCGGGTTATATTCAGAGAGGAGAAACTTCTCCTTTTAGTTTAACTATTGTTAATTCTTTAACCCAAGAGAACATTGAATCAGCCATTAATCAACATCGTTAA
- a CDS encoding DUF1350 family protein: protein MDWLSISGNWVLIPPRPQAILHFLGGAFVATAPHLTYRCLLEELAHQGYAIVATPFVNTLDHTAIAKEVLWTFEDGLEDLYDLQFLKRRGLPIYGLGHSMGCKVHLLMGSLFPIERSGNILISFNNYAARQSIPLVEQISQVMDVEFTPSPEETNRLVSDRYQIRRNLLIKFSKDTIDQTSNLHQILDQRFPGLTTLQKLNGDHQTPLGQNVSWSVGETFTPFDAVGQWIKQAVYQDLNQLKKQILYWLNPLMSV, encoded by the coding sequence ATGGACTGGCTTTCAATTTCTGGAAATTGGGTTTTAATTCCCCCTCGCCCTCAAGCAATACTGCATTTTTTAGGAGGGGCATTTGTGGCAACAGCACCCCATTTAACCTATCGTTGCTTATTAGAAGAATTAGCACATCAAGGTTATGCAATTGTTGCGACTCCTTTTGTCAATACCCTCGATCATACTGCCATTGCTAAAGAAGTTTTATGGACATTTGAAGATGGGTTAGAAGATTTATATGATCTGCAATTCTTAAAACGGCGAGGGTTACCAATTTATGGATTAGGACATAGTATGGGATGTAAAGTACATTTGTTAATGGGTTCTTTATTTCCCATAGAAAGATCCGGTAATATTTTAATCTCATTTAATAATTATGCCGCTCGTCAATCAATTCCTTTGGTTGAACAAATTTCTCAAGTGATGGATGTAGAATTTACCCCTTCTCCTGAAGAAACAAATCGTTTAGTTAGCGATCGCTATCAAATTCGACGGAATCTTTTAATTAAGTTTTCTAAAGATACGATTGATCAAACATCTAACTTACATCAAATTTTAGATCAACGGTTTCCAGGGTTAACAACGTTGCAAAAACTCAACGGTGATCATCAAACTCCCCTCGGTCAAAATGTTAGCTGGTCAGTAGGAGAAACCTTTACCCCCTTCGATGCTGTTGGTCAATGGATTAAACAAGCGGTTTATCAAGATTTGAATCAACTCAAAAAACAAATTTTGTATTGGTTAAATCCTTTAATGTCTGTTTAA
- a CDS encoding rhomboid family intramembrane serine protease, protein MSHQTETSLTQELKSHILILGGIVALLWIIEIIDFFVFRGTLNRLRIRPHSFQGLEGIFFAPFLHGNFHHLAANTLPLITLGWFVMLRGVKDFFVVTFITMMVSGLGVWLFGSPYTIHIGASGVIFGYLGFLLLRGFFERSFVSIALSLLVGWLYGGLVWGILPLQYGISWQGHLFGFIGGVFAAQMLAQSHRTKA, encoded by the coding sequence ATGTCTCATCAAACCGAAACCTCACTCACCCAGGAACTCAAAAGCCATATCCTCATTTTAGGGGGAATTGTGGCATTGCTGTGGATTATTGAAATTATTGATTTTTTTGTATTTAGAGGCACATTAAATCGCTTAAGGATTCGTCCCCATAGTTTCCAAGGGTTAGAAGGCATTTTTTTCGCTCCCTTTTTACATGGGAATTTTCATCATTTAGCAGCTAATACTTTACCTTTAATTACATTGGGTTGGTTTGTCATGCTGCGGGGTGTTAAAGATTTTTTTGTAGTCACATTTATAACCATGATGGTTAGTGGTTTAGGAGTGTGGTTATTTGGTTCTCCCTATACCATTCATATTGGGGCCAGTGGCGTTATTTTTGGATATTTAGGATTTTTGCTATTAAGAGGATTTTTTGAACGCAGTTTCGTTTCTATTGCGTTATCCTTACTGGTAGGTTGGCTCTATGGAGGCTTAGTTTGGGGAATTTTACCCTTACAATATGGGATTTCTTGGCAAGGGCATTTATTTGGATTTATCGGCGGTGTCTTCGCTGCACAAATGCTGGCTCAATCTCATCGAACTAAAGCATAA
- a CDS encoding sigma-70 family RNA polymerase sigma factor encodes MQTLHLPESNHPLVKSLFHHKDQELLTLFQNYPDQGKYFVAIFCRYGLIVYTLIRHSVRSPVQADYLFSQTWRHIFYEMRPLNLREQENTDGGTTLQNWLINVTAVCINQAELPPVESIQYSLSAAPPPLWCYVGLVLDRMEPLLRLILVMAQTFHWSETRISAYLQAEGESVSPNEVKELLNGAYRTLEENLPTDIREIYLNEKSLASQLEQNPDQQILKP; translated from the coding sequence GTGCAAACGCTTCACTTACCTGAATCAAATCATCCCCTGGTCAAATCTCTATTTCATCACAAAGACCAGGAATTGTTAACTCTGTTTCAGAATTATCCTGATCAGGGGAAATACTTTGTTGCTATTTTCTGCCGCTATGGTTTAATTGTCTATACATTAATTCGTCATTCGGTACGATCTCCTGTACAAGCCGATTATTTATTTTCTCAAACCTGGCGGCATATTTTTTATGAAATGCGTCCTTTAAATTTAAGGGAACAAGAGAATACAGACGGGGGAACCACGCTACAAAACTGGTTAATTAATGTTACCGCAGTTTGTATTAATCAAGCCGAGTTACCCCCTGTAGAATCAATTCAATATTCTTTATCCGCAGCACCCCCTCCTCTGTGGTGTTATGTGGGATTAGTATTAGATCGAATGGAACCTTTATTAAGGTTAATTCTCGTCATGGCGCAAACTTTTCATTGGAGTGAAACTCGAATTTCAGCTTACTTACAAGCCGAGGGAGAGTCTGTTTCTCCGAATGAAGTTAAAGAACTATTGAATGGAGCTTATCGCACATTAGAGGAAAATTTACCCACTGATATTCGGGAAATTTATCTTAATGAAAAGAGTTTAGCTTCTCAGTTAGAGCAAAATCCCGATCAACAAATATTAAAGCCTTAA
- a CDS encoding ABC transporter permease, whose amino-acid sequence MAFLLQKPSHSTLETRKTKNLLLLLLPPTIWLLVFFIIPLVIVFIYSFLQRGTYGGVTWEFTWSNYQRLANDLYLNIFWRSLGLAALTTLICLIIGYPLAFFIATASPRWRNLLLFLVIIPFWTNFLVRTYAWIIILRSEGLINTVLQSLNLIQEPLNLLFTPFAVIIGLIYGYLPFMILPLYATIERLNFSLVEAAQDLGANDIRTFLRIILPLTYPGIIAGSILVFIPALGAFITPDILGGAKTVMVGNLIQNQFLQARHWPFGSALSMGLMILVLIPVMIYFRSSNSENSL is encoded by the coding sequence ATGGCTTTCTTACTGCAAAAACCATCTCATTCAACCCTAGAAACCCGAAAAACAAAAAACTTATTGCTCTTATTACTTCCTCCTACAATTTGGTTACTTGTTTTTTTTATTATTCCTCTGGTGATTGTCTTTATTTATAGTTTTTTACAACGAGGAACTTATGGCGGAGTCACTTGGGAATTTACCTGGAGCAATTATCAAAGGTTAGCCAATGATTTATACCTAAATATTTTTTGGCGTTCCCTCGGACTAGCAGCATTAACAACTTTAATTTGCTTAATCATTGGTTATCCCTTAGCCTTTTTTATTGCTACTGCTTCTCCCCGTTGGCGAAATCTCCTTTTGTTTTTAGTGATTATTCCCTTCTGGACAAATTTCCTAGTGAGAACCTATGCTTGGATTATTATTTTGCGTTCTGAAGGTCTGATTAATACCGTTCTTCAAAGTTTAAATTTAATCCAAGAACCTTTAAACTTACTGTTTACTCCCTTTGCTGTTATTATAGGTCTAATTTATGGTTATTTACCCTTTATGATTCTACCCCTCTATGCAACGATTGAACGATTAAACTTTTCTTTAGTTGAAGCAGCCCAAGATTTAGGTGCAAACGATATTAGAACATTTTTGAGAATTATTTTACCCTTAACTTATCCTGGAATTATTGCCGGATCTATTTTGGTTTTTATTCCGGCTTTAGGTGCATTTATTACCCCCGATATTCTCGGAGGGGCAAAAACAGTTATGGTGGGTAATTTAATTCAAAATCAATTTTTACAAGCTCGTCATTGGCCTTTTGGGTCAGCCTTATCAATGGGATTAATGATTTTAGTCTTAATTCCGGTCATGATTTATTTTCGTAGTTCTAATTCAGAAAATTCTCTTTAA